The following nucleotide sequence is from Cetobacterium somerae ATCC BAA-474.
CCATTTACAGTATTTATTTAATTCTAATCTTTCAGTAGTGTTCTTCTTATTCTTTGAAGTACTGTAGTTTCTTCTTTTACACTCTGTACACTCTAATTGAATATTTACTCTCACTCTT
It contains:
- the rpmG gene encoding 50S ribosomal protein L33, whose translation is MRVNIQLECTECKRRNYSTSKNKKNTTERLELNKYCKWDKKVTLHKETKK